A single genomic interval of Chryseobacterium paludis harbors:
- a CDS encoding winged helix-turn-helix transcriptional regulator: MSKIIENGVEREATCTEELFAMRDSLDVLGGKWKLMILRYLTNRTDQLIHFKKLQRGIDGISAKMLSKELKELEINLLITRTIQDTKPITVTYAVTEYGKSVLPVTETLVNWGIHHREKIKESMGG, encoded by the coding sequence ATGTCAAAAATTATAGAAAACGGGGTAGAACGTGAAGCCACATGTACCGAAGAATTATTCGCAATGCGCGATAGTCTGGATGTTTTAGGAGGAAAGTGGAAGCTGATGATCTTACGTTATCTGACCAACCGAACTGATCAGCTGATTCATTTTAAAAAACTCCAGAGAGGGATTGATGGAATTTCTGCAAAAATGTTGAGTAAGGAACTAAAAGAGCTGGAAATCAATTTGCTGATCACCCGTACGATTCAGGATACCAAACCAATTACGGTAACTTATGCAGTAACCGAGTATGGAAAGTCGGTGCTTCCGGTTACAGAAACTCTGGTTAATTGGGGAATTCACCATCGGGAAAAGATTAAAGAATCGATGGGTGGGTAA
- a CDS encoding NADP-dependent oxidoreductase: protein MKTVILNKDFKLEDGYIEKPYPKNNEVLIQIKASGFNPIDYQMIENELERKLVSSPVLGRELSGIIIGKGSDVSQFEIGDEIFCGSGSMGSNGSYAAYITVPAAIVALKPKNISFEQAAAIPSVGMTALQTFNRMSLKSTDTVLITGATGGVGSFLIKLLLANSYNNIVATVGSEDNRKLLLEMGLKNNQIINYKEDRLVENLIKANDNLSFDIGVDLVGNYMSEVTAEVLKIHGMYIDVTALISKDAKELLFNKGNIIMNISNYTFSMTKNYDYYKNSLTKISNLIEEGIIVPPKYKVIGNLSLETVLQAHQMLKNNLTQGNKLIMSH, encoded by the coding sequence ATGAAAACAGTCATACTTAATAAAGATTTCAAACTAGAAGATGGTTATATAGAAAAACCGTACCCTAAAAATAATGAAGTTTTAATTCAAATAAAAGCCAGTGGATTTAATCCCATCGACTATCAGATGATTGAAAATGAGCTTGAACGCAAGCTTGTCAGTTCTCCTGTTTTAGGCCGTGAACTCTCAGGAATTATCATTGGTAAAGGAAGTGATGTTTCCCAATTTGAAATTGGAGACGAAATATTTTGTGGCAGCGGCTCCATGGGTAGTAATGGTTCTTATGCAGCATATATTACAGTTCCAGCGGCTATTGTTGCATTAAAACCTAAAAACATTTCTTTTGAACAGGCAGCAGCTATTCCATCGGTAGGAATGACTGCATTACAAACTTTTAATCGTATGTCATTAAAGTCTACCGATACTGTTTTGATCACTGGAGCTACCGGAGGAGTCGGATCCTTTTTGATCAAACTATTACTCGCTAACAGTTACAACAATATAGTTGCAACGGTAGGATCAGAGGACAACAGAAAGTTATTGCTTGAAATGGGGTTAAAAAATAATCAGATCATTAATTATAAAGAAGACCGGCTGGTAGAAAATTTAATTAAAGCAAATGATAATCTGTCTTTTGATATCGGAGTTGATCTCGTTGGTAATTACATGTCCGAGGTGACCGCCGAAGTACTGAAAATCCATGGAATGTATATAGATGTGACTGCGCTAATCAGTAAAGATGCCAAAGAATTACTATTTAATAAAGGAAACATAATCATGAACATCTCGAATTATACCTTTAGCATGACGAAGAATTATGATTATTATAAAAATAGTTTAACCAAGATTTCTAACCTTATCGAGGAAGGAATAATCGTTCCGCCAAAATATAAAGTGATTGGAAATCTTTCTTTAGAAACCGTTCTTCAAGCTCATCAAATGCTGAAAAACAACCTTACTCAAGGAAACAAATTAATTATGTCCCATTAG
- a CDS encoding cupin domain-containing protein: MNKIPRRVVTGIQNGKSTIVEDKEAENAVEHLPGLLISDIWNTQKAPASLDFEVPIPNTGFPQTPKNGTYFRYVVIPPDKDLGIEFKAGELHPMMHQTQTLDYIVILSGELHLIMEEGETLLKAGDIVIQRGTNHAWSNRSDQPCIQLAILMDGEV; encoded by the coding sequence ATGAATAAAATACCAAGACGCGTTGTAACAGGGATTCAAAACGGAAAATCAACTATTGTTGAAGACAAGGAAGCAGAAAATGCAGTAGAGCATTTACCCGGACTCCTTATTTCAGATATCTGGAATACTCAGAAAGCTCCTGCAAGCCTGGATTTTGAAGTTCCAATTCCCAATACAGGATTTCCTCAAACTCCCAAAAACGGAACCTACTTCCGATATGTGGTCATTCCACCTGATAAAGACCTTGGAATTGAGTTTAAAGCCGGTGAACTTCATCCTATGATGCATCAGACTCAAACCTTAGATTACATTGTTATTCTTTCAGGTGAACTGCATTTAATAATGGAGGAAGGTGAAACACTTCTTAAAGCAGGAGACATTGTGATACAAAGGGGAACGAACCATGCCTGGAGTAACCGTTCTGATCAACCTTGTATTCAGCTGGCAATTTTAATGGATGGAGAAGTGTGA
- a CDS encoding thioredoxin family protein: MKIFLILFLMLVPYFCLSQKMREGTFSELETLHNKHQRPVIIHLYTGWCAICKIESFNLNKDKDLVNFINDHFYFINFEAEKTKEKIRFEGKEFNYLPNGNSGIHELALALSKNKSQPVYPLWIILDADQNLVYYHEGEFKPEIMKQKLKEISAL; this comes from the coding sequence ATGAAAATATTTTTAATTTTATTTTTAATGTTAGTGCCCTACTTTTGTCTTTCTCAAAAGATGAGAGAGGGTACTTTTTCTGAACTTGAAACCCTACATAATAAACATCAGAGACCTGTTATCATTCATTTGTATACCGGATGGTGTGCCATTTGTAAAATTGAGTCTTTTAATCTGAATAAAGATAAAGATCTTGTTAATTTTATTAATGATCATTTTTATTTTATCAATTTCGAAGCGGAGAAAACTAAAGAAAAGATTCGTTTTGAAGGGAAAGAATTTAACTATCTCCCGAATGGAAATTCCGGGATCCATGAGCTAGCTCTGGCATTATCTAAAAATAAAAGTCAACCAGTTTATCCGCTGTGGATTATATTGGATGCTGATCAGAATCTGGTCTATTACCATGAAGGAGAATTTAAACCCGAAATAATGAAACAGAAACTTAAAGAAATTTCTGCTTTATAA
- a CDS encoding TonB-dependent receptor plug domain-containing protein: MKRILFSVVLLSSYCFSQETDSLSLNQAPRPDSIATPKKEIKTKLIDDVVITGTLKPMSRSKSPVAVEIYSQKFFQKNPTPSIFEAISMVNGVRPQLNCSVCNTGDIHINGLEGPYTMILIDGMPIVSSLSTVYGLSGIPNSLVERIEVVKGPASSLYGSEAMGGVINIITKNALTAPRLSVDFMTSTWSEDNIDLSTKFNVGKKAASLLSLNYFNFTKRIDQNKDNFTDATLQNRISVFNKWNFQRKENRLASLALRYLYEDRFGGEMQWNRSDRGGNKIYGESIYTNRMEALGVYQWPLKEQVITQFSYNYHNQDSFYGTNPYDAKQKVAFVQTYWDKKFGNHDLILGATYKRTFYDDNTPGTSSGDGLMNEPMKSPILGAFIQDQWEIDSKNTILLGYRYDYDRIHHSVHSPRFAWKFSPNPYHTLRFNFGTGFRVVNLFTEDHAALTGSREVVIKSDLKPEKSINGNLNYIWKIPVGDRLINLDASAFYTYFSNKIVGDFDTDPGKIIYDNLHGYGISKGASMNVDFSFSFPLTVNLGVTYLEVFQKLDGENGKIQQLHAPKWSGTYSLTYKFQNALTVDFTGQFYGPMRLPVLPDDFRPEYSTFYSLANIQVSKSFKSGFEVYCGIKNLLNFTPKDPLMRPFDPFDQHVNDPINNPNNYKFDTAYGYAPMQGIRGFFGVRYTLK, encoded by the coding sequence ATGAAGCGAATATTATTTTCTGTTGTACTTTTATCATCCTATTGTTTCTCTCAGGAAACAGACAGTTTAAGTTTAAATCAAGCTCCAAGACCCGATTCTATAGCTACTCCCAAAAAAGAGATCAAAACGAAATTGATCGATGACGTAGTGATCACGGGAACACTAAAACCGATGAGCAGATCTAAAAGCCCGGTAGCGGTAGAAATTTATAGTCAGAAGTTTTTTCAAAAGAATCCAACGCCCAGTATTTTTGAAGCCATCTCGATGGTTAATGGAGTACGTCCCCAATTGAACTGTTCTGTATGTAATACAGGAGATATTCATATCAACGGTCTTGAAGGACCTTATACTATGATTCTGATCGATGGAATGCCGATTGTGAGCTCATTATCCACAGTCTATGGACTGAGTGGAATTCCAAATAGCCTGGTCGAGAGGATAGAGGTAGTGAAAGGTCCTGCTTCATCTCTCTATGGCTCCGAAGCAATGGGTGGTGTTATTAATATCATTACAAAAAATGCCTTAACAGCTCCGAGGCTTAGTGTAGATTTTATGACAAGTACCTGGAGTGAAGATAATATTGATTTATCAACGAAATTCAATGTTGGAAAAAAGGCGGCTTCATTATTAAGTCTTAACTATTTCAATTTTACTAAGAGAATAGATCAGAACAAAGATAACTTTACAGATGCTACCCTACAGAACAGGATATCTGTTTTTAATAAATGGAACTTTCAGAGAAAAGAAAACAGGCTGGCAAGTTTAGCGTTACGTTACTTATATGAGGATCGTTTTGGAGGGGAAATGCAATGGAATAGGTCTGATAGAGGGGGTAATAAAATATATGGTGAAAGTATTTATACCAATAGAATGGAAGCTTTAGGTGTATATCAATGGCCTTTGAAGGAACAGGTTATTACCCAATTTTCCTATAACTATCATAATCAGGATTCCTTTTATGGAACAAATCCTTATGATGCAAAGCAGAAAGTGGCTTTCGTTCAGACGTATTGGGATAAAAAATTTGGAAATCATGATTTGATCTTGGGAGCTACTTATAAGCGGACATTTTACGATGACAATACTCCGGGAACCTCATCAGGAGACGGACTTATGAACGAACCCATGAAGTCTCCCATTTTAGGAGCTTTTATACAGGACCAATGGGAAATAGATTCTAAAAACACAATATTGCTTGGTTACAGATATGATTACGACAGGATCCATCATTCTGTTCATTCACCAAGATTTGCATGGAAATTTTCACCTAATCCATACCATACCCTCCGGTTTAATTTCGGGACCGGTTTCAGGGTGGTGAATTTATTTACTGAAGATCATGCGGCTCTAACGGGTTCCCGGGAAGTGGTGATCAAATCTGATTTAAAACCTGAAAAATCAATTAATGGAAATTTAAATTACATCTGGAAAATTCCAGTAGGAGATCGTTTGATTAATCTTGATGCTTCTGCTTTCTATACCTATTTCAGTAATAAGATCGTAGGTGATTTTGATACAGATCCCGGAAAAATTATTTATGATAACCTTCACGGATATGGCATTTCAAAAGGAGCGTCGATGAATGTAGATTTCAGCTTCAGTTTTCCTCTGACTGTCAACCTTGGTGTAACTTATCTAGAAGTATTTCAGAAGTTGGATGGTGAAAATGGCAAAATTCAACAGCTTCATGCTCCAAAATGGAGTGGAACGTATAGCCTGACGTATAAATTTCAGAATGCTCTTACAGTAGATTTTACAGGTCAGTTTTATGGACCGATGAGATTACCGGTTTTACCGGATGACTTCCGTCCTGAGTATTCTACATTCTATTCTTTGGCTAATATTCAGGTTTCGAAATCTTTTAAATCAGGGTTTGAAGTGTATTGTGGGATTAAAAATCTTTTAAATTTTACACCTAAAGATCCATTGATGAGGCCGTTTGACCCGTTTGATCAGCATGTAAATGATCCTATTAATAACCCCAATAATTACAAGTTTGATACTGCTTATGGCTACGCACCAATGCAGGGAATACGTGGATTTTTTGGAGTAAGATATACTTTGAAATGA
- a CDS encoding homogentisate 1,2-dioxygenase, whose protein sequence is MRYNQSGKIPQKRHTIFKSPEDKFYYEQLFGTEGFHGISSLLYHIHRPTQIKSIGNAKDVTPKIAVDKNVTPRMFKGMQVTPEDDFLESRKFLLVNNDLKMGLSKPRKSTDYFYKNAECDELLFVHEGTGVLKTFVGNLDFSTGDYLIIPRGTIYQVEVHTENTVFFVLESHSPIYTPKRYRNEFGQLLEHSPFCERDIIAPTFVEPKDEKGEFLIKVKKENQITDFIYATHPFDVVGWDGYFYPYKFNIKNFEPITGRIHQPPPVHQNFEGHNFVVCSFCARMYDYHPLAIPAPYNHSNIDSDEVLFYTEGDFMSRNHVDLMDFSLHPGGVVHGPHPGAMERSIGKKFTEEYAVMVDPFRPLKITEEAMKVEDPTYKTSWLE, encoded by the coding sequence ATGAGATATAATCAATCTGGGAAAATCCCACAGAAAAGACATACGATTTTTAAATCTCCAGAAGATAAATTCTACTATGAGCAACTTTTCGGAACCGAGGGCTTTCATGGTATTTCTTCTTTGCTCTATCATATCCACCGACCTACTCAGATAAAATCAATAGGAAATGCAAAAGATGTAACTCCTAAGATTGCTGTTGATAAAAATGTAACTCCAAGAATGTTCAAAGGAATGCAGGTAACTCCTGAAGATGACTTTTTGGAAAGCAGAAAATTCCTTTTGGTGAACAATGATCTGAAAATGGGGTTATCAAAACCTAGAAAATCAACTGATTATTTCTATAAAAATGCTGAATGTGATGAACTTTTGTTTGTTCATGAAGGCACCGGAGTTTTAAAAACATTTGTTGGTAACCTGGATTTCTCTACCGGTGATTATCTTATTATTCCAAGGGGAACAATCTATCAGGTAGAAGTTCATACTGAAAATACTGTATTTTTTGTACTGGAAAGTCATTCTCCAATTTATACTCCAAAGCGATACAGAAATGAATTTGGACAACTTTTGGAACATTCTCCATTCTGTGAGAGAGACATTATCGCTCCAACTTTTGTTGAACCTAAAGATGAAAAAGGTGAGTTTTTAATTAAAGTAAAAAAAGAAAATCAAATCACTGACTTCATTTATGCAACGCACCCTTTTGATGTCGTAGGCTGGGATGGTTATTTTTATCCTTATAAATTTAACATCAAAAACTTTGAGCCTATAACAGGAAGAATTCATCAACCACCTCCAGTTCACCAAAACTTTGAAGGACATAATTTTGTCGTTTGTTCTTTTTGTGCCAGAATGTATGATTACCATCCATTAGCTATTCCTGCACCATATAATCATTCTAATATTGACTCTGATGAGGTTTTATTCTACACAGAAGGTGACTTTATGAGTCGTAACCATGTTGATCTTATGGACTTCAGTCTTCACCCTGGAGGAGTTGTTCATGGGCCACATCCCGGGGCAATGGAAAGAAGTATCGGTAAAAAATTCACTGAAGAATATGCTGTGATGGTAGATCCATTCCGTCCTTTAAAAATCACTGAAGAAGCTATGAAAGTAGAAGATCCAACCTATAAAACTTCCTGGTTGGAATAA
- a CDS encoding acetyl-CoA hydrolase/transferase family protein, with translation MYNYISAEEAVYTVKSGNRVFFHGSACTPNYLIDELARQSHRLENVEMVSITQQGNVEIAKPQYKDNFFVNSLFVSTPVRDAVNSERGDFVPVFLSEIPILFRNNILPLDVALITVSPPDKHGFCTLGTSVDVARAAVDTAKIIVAIVNPLMPRTHGDGMIHISRINKLVWHEEELPTVDYGSKVGPEEMLVGKNVADLIDDRSTIQMGIGTIPDAVLKCLGNHKDLGVHTEMLSDGVIDLIQNDVINNKYKGYNDNKTITSFCFGTRKLYDYVDDNTVFAFKDVSDVNFPINIMRNKKMVAINSAIEIDLTGQVCADSIGTLQYSGIGGQMDFMRGAALSEGGKPIIAITSRTKKGISRIVPYLKQGAGVVTTRGHIHYVVTEYGTAYLYGKNLRQRAQELISIAHPDDREMLEQAAFERFKH, from the coding sequence ATGTACAATTATATTAGTGCAGAGGAAGCCGTATATACTGTAAAAAGCGGAAATCGTGTATTTTTTCACGGGAGTGCATGTACACCCAATTACCTGATTGATGAATTAGCCAGACAATCCCACAGATTAGAAAACGTGGAAATGGTTTCCATTACTCAGCAAGGAAATGTTGAAATTGCAAAACCACAATATAAAGACAACTTTTTCGTCAATTCTTTATTTGTTTCAACTCCTGTAAGGGATGCCGTAAACTCTGAAAGAGGTGATTTCGTTCCCGTATTTTTAAGTGAAATTCCCATCTTATTCAGGAATAACATTTTACCTCTTGATGTAGCATTAATTACTGTTTCTCCACCTGACAAACATGGCTTCTGCACATTAGGTACTTCTGTAGATGTTGCAAGAGCTGCTGTAGATACTGCTAAAATAATTGTTGCTATCGTAAATCCTTTAATGCCGAGAACTCACGGAGACGGAATGATACATATTAGCAGAATAAACAAACTGGTATGGCATGAAGAAGAACTTCCTACGGTAGATTACGGATCAAAAGTAGGCCCTGAGGAAATGTTAGTTGGAAAGAACGTTGCCGATCTTATTGATGACAGATCAACCATCCAAATGGGTATTGGAACTATTCCGGATGCTGTATTGAAATGTCTTGGAAATCATAAAGACCTGGGAGTTCATACAGAAATGCTAAGCGATGGAGTAATAGATCTTATTCAAAATGATGTCATTAACAACAAATACAAAGGTTATAACGATAATAAAACAATTACCAGCTTTTGCTTTGGAACAAGAAAATTGTACGACTATGTAGATGACAACACTGTTTTTGCTTTTAAGGATGTAAGTGACGTGAACTTCCCAATCAATATCATGCGAAACAAAAAGATGGTTGCCATTAATTCTGCTATAGAAATCGATTTGACTGGACAGGTTTGTGCAGATTCTATAGGAACTCTACAATACAGTGGAATTGGTGGCCAAATGGACTTTATGAGAGGTGCTGCCTTAAGCGAAGGAGGAAAACCTATTATTGCGATCACGTCAAGGACTAAAAAGGGAATTTCAAGAATTGTTCCTTACCTGAAACAGGGAGCAGGTGTTGTTACCACGAGAGGACATATCCATTATGTCGTTACAGAATATGGAACAGCCTACCTGTATGGAAAAAATCTACGCCAACGGGCTCAGGAATTGATCAGTATTGCTCACCCTGATGACAGAGAGATGTTGGAACAAGCCGCTTTTGAAAGATTTAAACATTAA
- the hppD gene encoding 4-hydroxyphenylpyruvate dioxygenase: MSTLTFAEKIAQAENFLPINGTDYIEFYVGNAKQSAHFYKTAFGFQSVAYAGPETGVRDRASYVLQQGKIRLILTTGLTSESPISEHVKKHGDGVKVLALWVDDAYKAFEETTKRGGKPYLEPVTLTDEHGEVRMSGIYTYGETVHMFIERKNYTGPFMPGYEKWETTYQPEEAGLLYVDHCVGNVDWNRMIPTVEWYEKVMGFVNILSFDDKQINTEYSALMSKVMSNGNGFAKFPINEPAEGKKKSQIEEYLDFYEGEGVQHIAVATKDIIHTVTELKKRGVEFLSAPPEAYYDMVPERVGHIDEDLKKLQDLGILIDHDEEGYLLQIFTKPVEDRPTLFFEIIERHGAQSFGAGNFKALFEALEREQDRRGNL; encoded by the coding sequence ATGTCAACACTTACATTTGCCGAAAAAATTGCTCAAGCAGAGAATTTTTTGCCAATTAATGGCACAGATTACATTGAGTTTTATGTAGGAAATGCTAAACAGTCTGCTCATTTTTATAAAACCGCTTTCGGTTTTCAGTCTGTAGCATACGCTGGTCCTGAAACAGGAGTAAGGGATCGTGCTTCTTATGTTCTTCAACAGGGAAAAATAAGATTAATCTTAACGACAGGACTTACCTCTGAATCTCCAATTAGTGAACATGTAAAAAAACACGGAGATGGAGTAAAAGTTTTAGCACTTTGGGTGGATGACGCTTACAAAGCTTTTGAAGAAACCACAAAAAGAGGTGGTAAACCTTATTTAGAGCCTGTAACTTTAACTGACGAGCATGGAGAAGTAAGAATGTCCGGAATTTATACTTACGGAGAAACAGTTCACATGTTTATTGAGAGAAAAAATTATACAGGTCCATTTATGCCTGGTTATGAAAAGTGGGAAACTACTTATCAACCGGAAGAAGCAGGTCTTTTATACGTTGACCACTGTGTAGGAAATGTAGACTGGAACAGAATGATCCCTACTGTTGAATGGTATGAAAAAGTAATGGGCTTTGTAAATATCCTTTCTTTTGATGACAAACAGATCAATACAGAATATTCTGCGTTGATGTCTAAAGTAATGTCCAACGGAAACGGATTTGCTAAATTCCCTATCAATGAGCCAGCTGAAGGAAAGAAAAAATCTCAGATAGAAGAATATCTTGATTTTTATGAAGGTGAAGGAGTTCAACACATTGCGGTTGCTACCAAAGATATTATCCATACTGTAACAGAACTTAAAAAGAGAGGTGTAGAATTCCTTTCTGCTCCACCAGAAGCATATTACGATATGGTTCCTGAACGAGTAGGTCATATCGATGAGGATCTTAAAAAATTACAAGATCTTGGTATATTAATTGATCATGATGAAGAAGGATACCTTTTACAAATCTTTACTAAGCCTGTAGAAGACCGCCCTACTCTTTTCTTTGAAATCATTGAAAGACATGGTGCACAAAGCTTCGGAGCAGGTAATTTCAAAGCATTGTTTGAAGCATTAGAAAGAGAACAGGATAGAAGAGGTAATCTTTAA
- the fahA gene encoding fumarylacetoacetase, with product MKSFVEYSSNSDFSIHNIPFGVAVFNKEYIGCCTRIGDQVIDLASLFDLSYFENIEGLDDNVFEAYTLNEFIELGKPVTNAVRARIQELLQEGSILSKDQKTIEDAFYDLDKVRMIMPIHIPNYTDFYSSIEHATNVGKMFRDPANALLPNWKHLPVGYHGRASSIVISGTDINRPKGQMKPADADKPIFGPSKQLDFELEMAFVINKNTDMGESVSTKEAEDAIFGMVIFNDWSARDIQSWEYVPLGPFLGKNFGSSISPWVVTLEALAPFRTASPKQDPEVLDYLKFEGDKNYDINLEVYLQPENGEENLISESNYKFMYWNMTQQLAHHTVNGCNLEVGDMYASGTISGSDPKSFGSMLELTWRGQNPIQLNNGQERKFIEDNDTVTMKAWAEKDGVRVGFGEVSGKIIPTL from the coding sequence ATGAAATCATTTGTAGAGTATTCCTCAAATTCAGACTTTTCTATACATAATATTCCTTTTGGAGTAGCGGTTTTCAATAAAGAATATATTGGATGTTGTACAAGAATTGGGGATCAGGTTATTGATCTGGCCAGCTTATTCGATTTAAGTTACTTTGAAAATATTGAAGGACTTGATGACAACGTCTTTGAAGCTTACACCCTGAACGAATTTATCGAATTAGGAAAACCTGTCACTAATGCTGTTAGAGCTAGAATCCAAGAATTATTACAGGAAGGTTCCATTTTATCTAAAGATCAGAAAACCATAGAAGATGCGTTCTATGATCTTGATAAAGTAAGAATGATCATGCCTATTCATATTCCAAATTATACAGATTTTTACAGCAGTATCGAACATGCAACTAATGTTGGAAAAATGTTCCGTGATCCAGCTAATGCTTTACTGCCGAACTGGAAACATTTACCTGTAGGATACCATGGTAGAGCTTCTTCAATCGTTATTTCAGGAACAGATATCAACCGTCCAAAAGGTCAGATGAAACCTGCCGATGCAGATAAACCAATCTTTGGTCCTTCGAAACAGCTGGACTTTGAATTAGAAATGGCTTTTGTTATCAATAAAAACACCGATATGGGTGAAAGTGTTTCTACAAAAGAGGCTGAAGACGCTATTTTTGGAATGGTTATTTTCAATGACTGGTCTGCAAGAGATATTCAATCTTGGGAATATGTGCCACTAGGACCATTTTTAGGTAAAAACTTTGGTTCATCGATTTCTCCTTGGGTGGTTACTTTAGAAGCACTGGCTCCTTTCAGAACAGCTTCTCCAAAACAAGATCCTGAAGTTTTAGATTACCTAAAATTTGAGGGTGATAAAAACTACGACATCAACCTTGAAGTATACTTACAGCCTGAGAATGGAGAAGAAAACCTAATCTCAGAAAGCAATTACAAGTTTATGTATTGGAATATGACCCAGCAACTGGCTCATCATACTGTAAACGGTTGTAATCTGGAAGTGGGTGATATGTATGCAAGTGGTACTATTTCAGGAAGTGATCCAAAATCATTCGGTTCTATGCTTGAATTAACATGGAGAGGCCAAAATCCTATTCAATTAAACAATGGCCAGGAAAGAAAGTTCATTGAAGATAATGATACTGTAACGATGAAAGCCTGGGCTGAAAAAGACGGTGTAAGAGTAGGCTTCGGTGAAGTATCTGGAAAAATCATTCCTACATTATAA
- a CDS encoding flavin reductase family protein, whose product MKTVIPSEITAVQLQMIMQTAVAPRPIALASTVDKNGTINLSPFSFFNMFSTVPPILIFSPSRRVRDNTTKHTLENVLEVPEVVIGTVNFPIVQQISLASTEYEDGVNEFIKSGLTMKDADMVKPKLIEECPVNFECKVLEIKSLGEQGGAGNLVICEVQKIHIREEYLNEQGNLDQAKLDMVARLGGNWYSRNNENNLFEVPKPLVTKGIGFDLLPDAIKLSKVFTGNDLGMLANVEVLPSESCYADEDIHKKAQELLLKNNIDEAWKILVI is encoded by the coding sequence ATGAAAACAGTTATCCCATCCGAAATAACCGCTGTACAGCTTCAGATGATCATGCAAACCGCTGTTGCTCCCAGACCAATTGCTTTGGCATCAACAGTTGATAAAAATGGTACAATAAATTTATCGCCTTTCAGCTTTTTTAACATGTTCAGTACAGTTCCGCCAATTTTGATCTTTTCACCATCAAGAAGAGTTCGTGATAATACAACGAAACATACGCTGGAAAATGTTCTGGAAGTTCCGGAAGTGGTCATTGGAACAGTTAATTTCCCCATAGTACAACAAATCTCTTTAGCGTCAACAGAATATGAGGATGGCGTGAATGAATTCATCAAATCCGGGCTTACCATGAAAGATGCTGACATGGTAAAACCTAAGCTTATTGAAGAATGCCCCGTTAATTTTGAGTGCAAGGTTTTAGAAATAAAATCTTTAGGAGAACAGGGAGGCGCTGGTAATTTAGTTATTTGTGAAGTACAAAAAATTCATATCAGAGAAGAATACCTCAATGAACAAGGTAATCTGGATCAGGCAAAACTGGATATGGTTGCTCGTTTAGGAGGAAACTGGTATTCCAGAAATAATGAAAACAATCTCTTTGAAGTACCAAAACCTTTGGTAACAAAAGGAATTGGCTTTGATCTTCTTCCTGATGCTATAAAACTAAGCAAAGTATTTACAGGTAACGATCTGGGAATGCTTGCCAATGTGGAAGTTCTTCCTTCAGAAAGTTGCTACGCAGATGAAGATATTCATAAAAAGGCTCAGGAACTTTTACTGAAAAATAATATTGATGAAGCCTGGAAAATTCTAGTGATTTAA